The following coding sequences are from one Camarhynchus parvulus chromosome 1, STF_HiC, whole genome shotgun sequence window:
- the KLHL15 gene encoding kelch-like protein 15 produces the protein MAGDVEGFSSSIHDTSVSAGFRALYEEGLLLDVTLVIEDHQFQAHKALLATQSDYFRIMFTADMRERDQDKIHLKGLTATGFSHVLQFMYYGTIELSMNTVHEILQAAMYVQLIEVVKFCCSFLLAKICLENCAEIMRLLDDFGVNIEGVREKLDSFLLENFVPLMSRPDFLSYLSFEKLMSYLDNDHLSRFPEIELYEAVQAWLRHDRRRWRHTDTIIQNIRFCLMTPSSVFEKVKTSEFYRYSRQLRHEVDQAMNYFHSVHQQPLMEMKSNKIRSAKPQTAVFRGMIGHSMVNSKILLLHKPRVWWELEGPQVPLRPDCLAIVNNFVFLLGGEELGPDGEFHASSKVFRYDPRQNTWLRMADMSVPRSEFAVGVIGRYVYAVAGRTRDETFYSTERYDITEDKWEFVDPYPVNKYGHEGTVLGNKLYITGGITSSSTSKQVCVFDPSKEGTVEQRTRRTQVVTNCWENKCKMNYARCFHKMISYNGKLYVFGGVCVILRASFESQGCPSTEVYDPDTDQWTILASMPIGRSGHGVAVLDKQIMVLGGLCYNGHYSDSILTFDPEENKWKEDEYPRMPCKLDGLQVCSLHFPEYVLEHVRRCS, from the exons ATGGCAGGGGACGTGGAAGGGTTTAGCTCCTCCATCCATGACACCAGTGTCTCTGCAGGATTCAGAGCACTGTATGAGGAGGGATTGCTTCTTGATGTCACACTTGTCATTGAAGACCACCAATTTCAGGCCCATAAAGCACTGCTTGCCACCCAGAGTGATTACTTCAGGATTATGTTCACAGCAGACATGCGAGAACGAGATCAGGACAAAATCCATTTGAAAGGTCTGACAGCTACAGGCTTCAGTCATGTCCTCCAATTCATGTACTATGGAACTATTGAACTGAGTATGAACACTGTTCATGAAATCCTTCAGGCTGCCATGTATGTCCAGCTTATAGAGGTGGTAaagttttgctgctcttttctcttAGCTAAAATCTGCTTAGAAAACTGTGCAGAAATTATGAGACTTCTGGATGATTTTGGTGTAAACATCGAAGGAGTCAGGGAAAAATTGGATTCCTTTCTGCTAGAGAATTTTGTGCCACTCATGTCCAGACCTGACTTTCTTTCATATCTGAGCTTTGAGAAGCTCATGTCTTACTTGGATAATGATCATCTGAGCAGGTTTCCAGAGATAGAGCTGTATGAAGCTGTTCAGGCCTGGCTACGCCATGATAGAAGACGCTGGAGACATACGGACACCATCATTCAGAACATCAGGTTTTGTTTGATGACACCATCCAGTGTTTTTGAGAAG GTAAAAACATCAGAGTTTTACCGATACTCCCGGCAGCTGCGACATGAGGTTGACCAAGCCATGAATTACTTTCATAGCGTTCACCAACAGCCTTTGATGGAAATGAAATCGAACAAAATTCGTTCTGCCAAACCCCAGACTGCAGTATTTAGAGGAATGATAGGACACAGTATGGTAAACAGTAAAATTCTTCTCTTGCACAAACCGAGGGTCTGGTGGGAACTAGAGGGTCCTCAAGTACCTTTACGACCAGACTGCCTTGCCATTGTAAATAACTTCGTGTTCTTATTAGGTGGGGAAGAACTGGGGCCAGATGGCGAGTTCCATGCTTCATCCAAAGTGTTTAGGTATGACCCAAGACAGAACACTTGGTTACGAATGGCAGACATGTCTGTGCCACGCTCTGAGTTCGCTGTCGGAGTGATTGGCAGGTACGTTTATGCAGTGGCTGGCAGAACCAGGGATGAAACGTTTTACTCCACTGAACGCTATGACATTACTGAAGATAAATGGGAATTTGTGGATCCCTATCCAGTCAATAAGTACGGACATGAAGGGACTGTGCTTGGTAACAAGTTGTATATCACTGGTGGAATTACATCCTCTTCAACTTCTAAGCAAGTGTGTGTGTTTGATCCCAGTAAAGAAGGGACGGTAGAGCAGCGAACACGGAGAACTCAAGTGGTCACTAACTGTTGGGAgaacaaatgcaaaatgaatTATGCCAGATGCTTTCACAAAATGATTTCTTATAATGGTAAGCTTTATGTCTTTGGTGGTGTCTGTGTGATCCTGAGAGCTTCCTTTGAATCTCAGGGATGTCCATCTACAGAGGTTTATGACCCCGATACCGATCAATGGACTATACTGGCTTCTATGCCAATAGGTAGGAGTGGTCATGGTGTAGCTGTTTTGGACAAGCAGATAATGGTTCTTGGAGGCCTTTGTTACAATGGTCATTACAGTGATTCAATTCTCACTTTTGatccagaggaaaacaaatggaaagaaGATGAGTATCCAAGGATGCCATGCAAGCTGGATGGCTTACAGGTCTGCAGCCTGCACTTCCCTGAGTATGTTTTGGAGCATGTTAGACGTTGCAGCTAA